One stretch of Malus domestica chromosome 14, GDT2T_hap1 DNA includes these proteins:
- the LOC139191240 gene encoding uncharacterized protein, with protein MASFDTWIWHAFFGVRGAQNDLNVFVQSPVFHEMLQGKAPRVIYWVNGHRYERQYYLADGIYPRWTTLAARMFDVEALQSIMMTCIILHNMIVEYKYDYDAVDEYEPDTMNNSRTHIYCAHDGTEDPMQHEPLERDERYNQLIVERYTSMQEPYWHCTRQSDLIEHQWRLQQNEDN; from the exons atggcttcatttgatacatggatttggcatgcattTTTTGGTGTTCgaggagctcaaaatgacctaaATGTCTTTGTCCAATCTCCAGTTTTCCACGAAATGTTGCAAGGAAAAGCACCCAGAGTCATATATTGGGTCAATGGCCATAGATACGAAAGACAGTACTACCTTGCAgacggcatttacccaaggtggacaAC GTTAGCTGCcagaatgtttgatgtcgaggctcttcaatccatcatgatgacgtgtatcattctccacaacatgattgtggaatataagtatgattatgatgccgttGATGAATACGAGCCGGACAcaatgaacaactcaagaacacatatctattgtgctcatgacggCACCGAAGATCCCATGCAACACGAGCCACTGGAACGGGATGAACGTTATAATCAATTGATAGTTGAGCGTTACACTTCAATGCAAGAGCCATACTGGCATTGTACCCGTCAAAGTGACTTAATTGAGCACCAGTGGAGATTGCAACAAAATGAAGATAATTAA
- the LOC103454977 gene encoding nuclear transcription factor Y subunit C-1 → MDPNPNTATTAAAAAPTQQQPQAQSSPYPATQSSVPAPPFHHLLQQQQQQLQMFWTFQRQEIESVNDFKNHQLPLARIKKIMKADEDVRMISAEAPVLFAKACELFILELTIRSWLHAEENKRRTLQKNDIAAAITRTDIFDFLVDIVPRDEIKEEAVGLGGMVGATASGVPYFYPPMGQPAGGPGGMMIGRPAVDPTGVYGVQPPSQAWQSVWQTAADDGSYGSGGSSGQGNLDGQS, encoded by the coding sequence ATGGACCCCAACCCCAACACTGCCACCACCGCTGCCGCCGCTGCCCCCACCCAGCAGCAACCGCAAGCCCAATCCTCCCCCTACCCAGCAACCCAATCCTCCGTCCCCGCCCCCCCATTCCACCACCTCctccagcagcagcagcagcagctccaGATGTTCTGGACCTTCCAGCGCCAGGAGATTGAGAGCGTCAACGACTTCAAGAACCACCAGCTCCCCCTTGCCCGCATCAAGAAGATCATGAAGGCCGACGAGGACGTCCGTATGATCTCCGCCGAGGCCCCCGTCCTCTTCGCCAAGGCCTGCGAGCTCTTCATCCTCGAGCTCACCATCCGCTCCTGGCTCCACGCGGAGGAGAACAAGCGCCGGACTCTCCAGAAAAACGACATTGCCGCCGCCATTACCCGCACCGACATATTCGATTTCTTGGTGGATATTGTGCCCCGCGACGAGATCAAGGAGGAGGCGGTGGGTCTCGGAGGTATGGTCGGGGCGACGGCGAGTGGGGTGCCATATTTCTATCCGCCGATGGGTCAGCCGGCTGGTGGCCCCGGGGGGATGATGATTGGGAGGCCTGCGGTGGACCCCACTGGGGTTTACGGCGTGCAGCCTCCGTCGCAGGCGTGGCAGTCGGTGTGGCAGACTGCGGCGGATGATGGGTCCTACGGGAGTGGAGGGAGCAGTGGGCAGGGCAACCTTGATGGTCAAAG